tctccttttaaccacattcaagcatataaagtgatttttttttttgtccagtgAACTGGACCCAAAATGGATGGAGAAATTTccaaaaagtcattttttttctttttaaaatgttttttatttattgtctttttttaagatataaaggtcacaaaaaatgctacattaaaaaatataagaggttctgtATAcctcaccccacacccccactcctcccacatcaacaatctctttcatcattgtggcacattattgcatttggtgaatacattttggagcatgctgCACtgcatattttacattgtagtttaccctctcccccagtagACTCAGTGGGtgatagcaggatatataatgtccggcatctgtccctgcaatatcgtttaggacaactccaagtcccaaaattgccccaacatgacatctcttctttcctctccctgccctcagcaactaccatggccactgtctccacatcaatgctacagtttcttccattgctagagtcacaatagttctatagtagaatatcagtaagtccactctggctcatattttattcctccatcctgtggatcctggttCCCCACACCATGTCCCTTGTCACTCTGTCTTACTCATTCACTGACACACTGCTTTTTGTTGGACTGAACTTTTGAATCAAATCCTTTCTTAAGGGCCTTTTTCTTAGATATTTCCTCTGTTAATGCAGACTCTAGTCCTAATATCTTTGTGGCTTCTGTCTCATTTTCCTTGAAGTTCTGTTCTATCAGTTAGTGTTTCTTTCATGACCATGAGAACAAAGCAACAACTTTATTGCACTTTCACTTTATTACCTGCTTTCTTTTCCATAAAGGACTTCTAATTATTTTACAAGCAAATGATTACATATTTTTGCTTATACTTTCTTCATcaacaaaatataagaaaagtgTTTCAGCATAGTATACTTCTTGCATAAAACTCAATATACATTTTGCAAAAATAATTCCTCAAAAACTGTAGAATTCATGAATGCTTGGTTGAACAGTTGAATGTAGAATTAGAATTCCTAATCAGAGATGGCAAAGAAATTCCCTAAGGGAATGGGACACCACAAATATAGAAATCAGTTTTTACTGCAAAATATGATATATAGGATTTCTACTAATTTCATAATGTTTGTTAGGGTGAAAActagttaaaatatttttctctttcctgataGTCTCATcaacaaaatggatcaaggtaATGAATCACAAATTACtgaatttcttctcctgggactaTCAGAGGAACCAGAAATGCAACCTTTTCTCTTTGGAATGTTCCTATCTATGTACCTGGTGACCATCTGTGGTAACCTGCTCATCATAATAGCTTtcatctcagactcccacctccaTACACCTATGTATTTCTTCCTCTCAAACCTGTCCTTTGTAGACATTTGTTTAACATCCACTATTGTCTCCAAGGTTCTGGAGAACctacagacacagagcagagtcATAACCTATGAAGCTTGCATCACACAGATGTACTTTTTTGTACTCTTTGAGGGGTTGGACGTGTTCCTCCTAACggcaatggcctatgaccgctttgtggccatATGTTTCCCCTTGCACTACATGGTCATTATGAACCCCTGGTTATGTAGGCTGCTGGTTCTGGTGTGCTGGGTCATAAGTGTCCTGCATTCCTTACTACAAAGCTTACTGATGTTGCAGCTGTCCTTTTGTGCACACTTCAAAattccccactttttctgtgagcTTAATGAGATGGTAGAACTTGCCTGTTCTGATAACTTCATCAATGAGATAATGATATATTTTGGAGCTGGGCTACTGGGCGGGGGCGCACTCACTGCCATCTTTTACTCTTACTCCAGAATTGTTTCCTCCATACGTGCAATCTCATCAGCTCAAGGgaagtataaagcattttccacTTGTTTGTCTCACCTCTCAGTTGTTACTCTATTTTTTTGTACAGCCATAGGTGTGTACTTTAGTTCTGCTGCTTCATACAGTGCACATTCAAATGCAACAGCTTCCATTTTGTATACTGTGGTTACACCTATGTTAAATCCCTTCATTTATAGCCTGAGGAACAAAGACATAAAGGCAGCTCTGAAAAAGTTCTTCCAAAATGGAGCCTTTAAAGGGATAGTTCTTGGGCTGATGAAAAGACAGCATTAGCAGGTTCCATAGACTTCATGGcagtaattttgtttgtttgatagGATCTTGGTAATAGAACCTACCTACCTTAAAGTCCCATGAAGTAAACTTTAAATCAAACAGTGtattataatagaaaatattgTTTTTGATGATGCACTACAACTTGTAGTATGAAACCCTTGTGTACACTTTTAAGGTGAAATATCCAATAAGATGTGTGACTTGGTTGcatgttctattttattttcttggacCATTGTCTTGTATTCACATGAAAACATCCAGTGTGACCTAGAAATAGGACTCCTTTCcttcttggagttgtcctgcatgatattgcagggacagacacagGATATTGTATATCCTGCGTGGTCCACTGAGTgaactgagggagagtgtggactaaaATGTGAATTGTAATCCATGCAATATGGCAGTTCTCCAAGGTGCATTCACCAAATGTGgtgaatatgccacactaatgaagaagctgttgatgtgggaggagtggggtatatgggaacctcttatgctttttagtgtggcattttgtgtgatctatgtatcctttttaaaaagacaataaaaatatgctTAAAAATAGGACAAAATATTGACCCTTTTCCAAAATGTCATCATGAATATTAAATGGCATGCGAGTGCTCAGAATAATTTTTTCTATATCCAGTTCTGTTTCAAGTATAAGAGGGAGTTGTGTAAAATGCGTCCCACCAAACTGAGAGGGATACATCAGACCAATGAAAGACTAGGATAATCCCAGGTTTGTGTACACAGGCATTTAATAGAGGGCATATATGAGGTCTTGCCCTCAATGGTTTGTACGGGAGATCCTCTCTCTTGGAGATTCTGAGCTCAGTCAGGACCTAAATCCTATTCCATGGTGATGAGCAGAGTGCTGCTCTTGCAAGACTCCAGCTGCACTTGCCACAAAGCAGGGGAAGTGTTCTATACTACATAACTATATGTGAAAGGGGAAGGCATGTGTTCTATACTACATAACTATATGTGAAAGGGGAAGGCATGTGAGGGGATAGCACGATTCAAAAGTGCAGGGCTCAGGACAGATAATAAAGGACTGAGCACTCACAGAGTTTTCCAGCAGGGCAGAAATTACACTTTCATTGTAACTACATAAAATAATCATAGACATTGTTTGTCATTTAAGCTGTTACATCTTTTTTATTGATATGAATGTGGTCAAGAAGTTCACAGACTAGCTTATTCCTAGAGCTTCCTGCAAGAAAGTCTAAACATACAAGTTTTACTTAGTCACAAGCTCAAAAACACTTATTTTTCAAGGCTGACTTTGTAACTATTCAGAAATGAAATGCTGCTATGACTAgaaggggaaagaactggaaaTGTTGGGGCAAAAAGCAAAGACCATGTATACTTCAATCCACCCCATCCCACAACTCTTACAATCGTTCTGCCACCTTTTCTGCATAAAGCCTGAATGTGAAATGGGGGTTCAAATGATAGTATTGTACTATTAGTCCACAGCTGCAATATAAACAATAGCAAGACA
Above is a window of Dasypus novemcinctus isolate mDasNov1 chromosome 23, mDasNov1.1.hap2, whole genome shotgun sequence DNA encoding:
- the LOC105747193 gene encoding olfactory receptor-like protein OLF4, whose translation is MDQGNESQITEFLLLGLSEEPEMQPFLFGMFLSMYLVTICGNLLIIIAFISDSHLHTPMYFFLSNLSFVDICLTSTIVSKVLENLQTQSRVITYEACITQMYFFVLFEGLDVFLLTAMAYDRFVAICFPLHYMVIMNPWLCRLLVLVCWVISVLHSLLQSLLMLQLSFCAHFKIPHFFCELNEMVELACSDNFINEIMIYFGAGLLGGGALTAIFYSYSRIVSSIRAISSAQGKYKAFSTCLSHLSVVTLFFCTAIGVYFSSAASYSAHSNATASILYTVVTPMLNPFIYSLRNKDIKAALKKFFQNGAFKGIVLGLMKRQH